DNA from bacterium:
GGCGGGGCAGGCGCGCCATGCTGCCGTCCTGGTCCATGATCTCGCAGAGCACGCCCACCGGCTGGAACCCGGCCAGCACGGCCAGGTCGACCGTGGCCTCGGTGTGCCCGGCGCGGCGCAGCACTCCACCGTCCCTGGCCCGCAGCGGGAAAATGTGGCCCGGACGGGCGAACTCGTCGGGACGGGCGGCGCGGTCGGTCAGAGCGCAGATCGTGGCCGCGCGGTCGAAAGCCGATATCCCGGTGCTGGTGCCGATCTTGTAGTCCACGCTCACGGTGAACCCGGTGCCCAGCAGTGAGGTGTTCACCCCCACCATCGGGTCGAGCCGCATCTGGTCGGCATGCCGCTCGCTCATCGGCACGCAGATCAAACCGCGGCCATGTATGGCCATGAAATTGACCGCCTCGGGCGTGATCGGCTCGGCGGCCATGACCAGGTCGCCCTCGTTCTCCCGGCACTCGTCATCCACCAGGATCACCATGCCGCCCTTGCGGATACGCTCGATCACATCCTCGATCGGGGTAAGTCTGTTGTCCAGCGTGATCATTCTTCGCTTGTCCTCTCTACTCATAGCCGCGGCGGGCTCAGCGGTAGCCCCAGCCGCGGAGTTTATCCTCGGTCAGCCCCCCGGCGGGGCCCTCGCCGGCGCTGTCCATCGCGCCGAGCACATACTTGCCGATAATGTCGGTCTCCAGGTTCAGCACCCGTCCCGGGGCCAGTTCGGCCAGGGTGGTGGCGCTCAGGGTGAACCCGATCAGCGAGACCGTGAAAGAGCCGCGCTCCAGACGGGCCACGGTGAGGCTCACCCCATCCAGGGCCACCGAGCCACGCGGCACGACGTAGCGACGGGCCGCCTCCGGCAGGGCGAACGTGGCGAGCAGGCTCTCCGGGCGTTTCTCCAGCGACAGCACCCGCGTGGTGCAATCGACGTGGCCCAGCACGAAATGACCGTCGAACCGCCCACTCGCCGGGACCGCCCGCTCGAGGTTCACCCGGCCGCCCACTGCGAGCGCGCCCAGATTGGTCTTCGACAGGGTCTCCGAGACCGCCTCGGCGTCCAGACTTCCATCGCCCACGGCGGTGACAGTCAGACAGGCCCCGTTGACCGCCAGTGAATCGCCGGGGTGCATTCCACCGTCCAGGCCGCCGGCCCGGATGGAGAGGGTGCGGCCTCCCCCCAGCGGGCGCACCGCGGTCACGACGCCCACCTGCTCGATAATCCCTGTAAACATGGATCGATCAGGATAAGATAATACGATTCAACGGGGAAGGCAAAAAATTTATCCCTGCGGATACTCCAGACGGCCGGTTATATAGAGGTCCGGGCCGATCCTGCGGCTCTCGGAGTCAGCCAGGCGCAGCGGCAGCCGCCCGCCCTCGGGCGCGATCTGTCCCACCCCGTGCAGCGGCCCGCCCTCGCCGTAGAGCGAGGGGGCGATGAACAGGTGCAACCGCTCGACCAGGCGCGCCAGCAGGAACGCGCTCGCCACCCGCCGGCCGCCCTCGACCAGCACGCTGGTCACGCCCCGCGCGCCGAGGGTGTCCAATACGGCTTCCAGAGGCAGGTTCCCGTCACCCGCCCCCTCCAGCGGGATCACAGCCACCCCCAGCGCCTCCAGGGCGGCGGCGCGCTGTGGGTCGGCCAGGGCTGGGTCGTAGAGCACGACTGCCGGGAACTGGCCGGCCGTGGCCACGAGGCGGCTCTCCAGGGGCAGGCGCAGACGGCTGTCCAGGACCGCGCGCAACGGCTGGCGCGCCCCGGAGACCCCGCGCACGTTGAGCAGCGGGTCATCGGCCAGGACAGTGGAGATGCCGACCAGGACACAGTCGTGCCAGGCGCGCAGGCGCTGGACGTAGCGCCGCGAGAGGGCCGAGCTGATCCCGGTGCGCTGTCCCGGCCCGGCCGCGATGGCCCCGTCCAGGCTCTGCGCCAGCTTGAGCGCCACAAACGGACGGCCGGTGCGGACACGGTGCAGGAACACCTCGTTCAGTTCGCCCGCCTCGGAACGCAGAATGCCCACCTTTACCTCGATCCCCTCGCGGCGCAGCCAGTTGATCCCGCGCCCGCTGACCCGCGGGTCGGGGTCGCGCATGGCCACCACGGCGCGCTCTATACCGGCCCGGACAAGGGCCTCGGCGCAGGGCGGAGTGCGTCCGTGGTGCGAGCAGGGTTCCAGGTTCACGTACAGCGTGGCCCCGCGGGCACGGCGCCCGGCCCGGCGCAGCGCCAGCACCTCGGCGTGGGGCTGCCCGGCCTGGTGGTGCCAGCCCTCACCCACCACCGCGCCGTCGCGCACCAGCACCGC
Protein-coding regions in this window:
- a CDS encoding riboflavin synthase, giving the protein MFTGIIEQVGVVTAVRPLGGGRTLSIRAGGLDGGMHPGDSLAVNGACLTVTAVGDGSLDAEAVSETLSKTNLGALAVGGRVNLERAVPASGRFDGHFVLGHVDCTTRVLSLEKRPESLLATFALPEAARRYVVPRGSVALDGVSLTVARLERGSFTVSLIGFTLSATTLAELAPGRVLNLETDIIGKYVLGAMDSAGEGPAGGLTEDKLRGWGYR
- the ribD gene encoding bifunctional diaminohydroxyphosphoribosylaminopyrimidine deaminase/5-amino-6-(5-phosphoribosylamino)uracil reductase RibD is translated as MSQTEEKAWMARALELAARGRGWTSPNPMVGAVLVRDGAVVGEGWHHQAGQPHAEVLALRRAGRRARGATLYVNLEPCSHHGRTPPCAEALVRAGIERAVVAMRDPDPRVSGRGINWLRREGIEVKVGILRSEAGELNEVFLHRVRTGRPFVALKLAQSLDGAIAAGPGQRTGISSALSRRYVQRLRAWHDCVLVGISTVLADDPLLNVRGVSGARQPLRAVLDSRLRLPLESRLVATAGQFPAVVLYDPALADPQRAAALEALGVAVIPLEGAGDGNLPLEAVLDTLGARGVTSVLVEGGRRVASAFLLARLVERLHLFIAPSLYGEGGPLHGVGQIAPEGGRLPLRLADSESRRIGPDLYITGRLEYPQG